The following DNA comes from Caretta caretta isolate rCarCar2 chromosome 10, rCarCar1.hap1, whole genome shotgun sequence.
TTCCCCCCTTGGGCTGTGTGAGTGTCTACTGAAAATCTTCCCATGGTCTGCTGCGAATGCAGTCAGTTCTCCTTAGCCTCTTAGAGACATTTATCAAGCTGTCACTGCTAACCCCAGACAGCTTTTCCAACGTTCATCAGGCCCAGAACCCCAGAGATGCAGAAAGTGGCCCACGTCGCAACAGCCAGACCACGAATTCCAGGACTTGAAAAGGAAATGCTACAGACAGCACTGCTCAGTGGGATCCTGTAATAGCTTGAGGATTCATAGAGCCTGACTTGATCAGACTGAAGAAAAAGGCTCATGTACAGAATTTGCCTCGATGACCAGCGTACCTGCCacagcagggatgctgcaggtcaggattaacGTGCTTGACACAGCTGTCTAGGCAAAGATTATACTGTGCCTGCTGCACTGTGATTGAATTCAGCCACTGCAAACACTCCCTTTTTCAGGAGTACAAAATGCCTCCccaattaaaagagaaaaaaggttAAACTGAGAGCCAAGAGAATTAATCAAACTGAATGCTAAGCTCTTCCTGTTCACTGAGCTGGACTAAGATAGAGAATGAGAAGAATTTAAATGGCAGGAGGCAGCCAGCCAGTGCTATTCATCTTGCTCTGTGCAAGCCTTATTTGGAAGGGGGAGCCTTTACCTGTCCTTGAATGATGGCCTTCAGCAGGTGAAGCACAGCATGTCTGGCTTCTGCTGGTAGCTCTGGCTGAAGCATATCAGCTACCACTTTCCATATTGCTTCCACCGCATGCTGTAAGTGGACATAGAAAGCAACAGCACCATTTATTAGATAGCTATGGTTAGCAGGGTTAAGCTTGTTCTGGGGTCTTCCCCCTACGACAAGGTCACTTCTTGAACTGGGGCAAGACATGCTGGGGAGAGTTAACAAGATTCATGCCTCGTAGCTTCCTAATGCCCTCTTCCCTGAGTGCTACTTCCACACACCTCTCCTATAGCCAGAGTGGAAATTGTGCGCCACATCTGCCCAGTGAAAGTTGGCGTACACATAAACAAAATGACTGGACTGGCTTCATTCATACCATTAGCTATTTCCATGCAAGTCTCTGTGTGGATGCTTTTGTTTTGAGTTTAACCAACATGACAATCTGATGTAAAGAGCATCTAACACAGAGACTTGCACAGAAATAATTAAGAGTGTGAATTAAAGCTGATTTAAAGTTATTTCAGTGCATGTTTGTTCGTAGAGCAACTCTAGGTCAGAGGGAACTAGCGGACACTTCCCTGCAGGACTGTAACCAGCTACTAATAAGGTTAAGTCAAGAGCAGCATCCCACTACCCTACAACAGGTATAATAACTTTGGTGTCTCGTTTTAAGCACCTCTTAAAGCTACTTGTCCTGGAAAGCCTTTCAATGATGCTCTCTCTGCTTTGCTTTGGAGTGTGAGCTCTTTGTTGTACAGTTTATGTTTCCACTGTCCAAATCAGACGaatacagattcatagattctaaggccagaagggaccactgtaatcaACTCATCTAACcttctgcataatacaggccatagaagttCTTTGAAATAATTCTGCGTTGAACtacagcatgtcttttagaaaaagatctaattttgatttaataattgccagtgatggagaatgctcCACTACACttgttaaattgttccaatggtcttTGGGGCAAGGATCATTGATTTCTTATAGGTTTGTACAGAACAATAAAAATGCAAGATATAACTTTCTGGATTACAACAATTATAACAATGTTAAAGGTAGGCCAAATTACTTAAGTGTCTTGTTACAAGAGAAGTCAAAGGCTGTTGCTTAAAGCTTATCTCAATCCTCCTAACATTTACCCTACACCTGACAGCAAACATACCTCTTCAAATTTTTTGGTTTTTGCTACTTCACAGATTTGACTGATCGCTCGTATCCGGTTATTTAATCCACACTCTACGCTTAATTCCTGAAAAGAAGAATGGAAATTATTAAGATAACCCAGGCTCTGCCTTTCTTCATCAGAAACATCCCTCTCCAGCTCTCAAAATGACCACTTGGATCATTATCAAATTAGCTCCACATTGTCTAAAAATTGTTTTTAGAGCCTAACCATTAGTCACCCCCACAGAGATGCACTTAAATGAAGCTGTAACCAACATCAGCAGGTTAAAGCTCATGTAGAATGATGACAGGATGAGGGAGAAATGGAAAGTGTGCTCTAATTTAGCCTAATATAATAGCACTTTACACTGACACAGAGCCTTTCAGCCAGGCATCTCAAACTACCCAGATATGTCAACTAATTAAGACTTGGCAATACTATGAGGTACTTaaccttatccccattttatctATGATTGACCTGAGAGACAAGTAGGATAAGTGAATTGCCCTAGGTCACAAacggagtcagtggcaaagctggaaatAGGACTCAGGGGTCCCGTTTCCCTGTCTCCAGCTTTAACCACCAAGTCACACCCCCTCCATTTTTGTGCTCATCGCCCATTCATCTCAGCTCATACTCTAAACTCAGTCCTCAAACCCTATAACAATTTACCTTGAGTATTTCTGCAGTGATGATAAACTCTGTTTGCTTGCCCTCTGATGATTTGGAACTAGCCCGGGATGGTCCCAGACCTAAGAGGCTCTTAAACTTCTCCTTTAACCCAGGATCCTTGCTTTGCTGCTTCGCCATTGTTGACAAGAAAACTCCAAGAGGCCCCTGCATGCATAGAACAGTTACTATATAGAGAGCTGTAGACAGAACCTAAGAACCAGGCAACACTGGAATCCATCTCACTTTTCAATGGGATATTTACACACAGCTCTACTCTCGCAAGTCTTTGCAAACAGGCCAAGGAGTGAACTCCCTTCAGATCAGGGAAGAGACACTGGCAGGGGCGATGCTGCCAGGTTGTGGGATGCTTGTGCCACTGTAACCTTTGCTGAACATGTCCTCGAGCTAGCTAGGGGACGTCCCCGTCTGTGGCAGCACTTTCCCAGAGGGCTGTATGTGCAATAAAGCAGCACCAAACGCCTGACCAGCACACGTCAATTTTCGAACTGTacagttgttttattttataggAACTCATAAGGTGTTTTGCTCCCAGGCTAAAAACCTTGTACAGTAAATTTCATCTCGGAGCAAATTTTGAAAGTAGCaataaatgaaaaaaggaaaagtgATGGCAAAAGTGTGAAACTAATTAAATATTGCATCACACCAGCTACAGTGGGGTGGCTAGAGGGGTACAAGGAGTAGGTGTGTCAATCTCAACCAAAAACAGTGAAGGCCCTCAGAAGCCATTTCTCCCACACCACCACAAAACAGGCTCCCATTAGACCAGGTACAGCATCAGTAGCTGCTACAGAAATATGGCAAGTGCTAAATAAATATACTCTTCATCACATATGCCTCCTTTATGTGAGAAAGAGGGTCCCAACTCCACAATGGGCCTGCTGTCCCATGAGTACTGGGAACAAGTTAATCCCCAACATCCACCATATGTATTTTGTGCATGATCCCTTTATAAGTCTCTCCCAGCCCCAATCTCTCACATATCTAGGTGTGGTTCCCTGTACAGTTCCCGCTCCCACCTCCCACACATATCCCAGCTCCCTAGAGGGACAGGCCCCTTCCATAACCCCTCTCCCACATAGTCCCCCATCCTATCGCCACCAGAATTGTCCTCTCCACATCCACTCCCTAGTACCCATATAGCCCAGCTCTCATGGGAAGACCACTGTATAACCCCCTTCAATCCCTAATATCCCAGCTACTTATAGGGGGTCCTTGTACAATTTCCCCCACCATGGATGCCCCCGATAAACCTCACAGCCTCCAGGGGTGGGCCCTCTGGGACCCCCAAATACCCACATTCCAGCTGCTCACggtgagtgggggggaggggggctctcatAACAAACCCCATCCCCCTACCCCAGCTTCCCAGGGGACACCCTCTTTATAACCTCCCAGTGCACCAAGCCCTCATAGGagccccccaaatccccagcccatGGGGGGGCGACCCCACATAACCCCCAAGCCCCATCTCCCCAAGGGGgtaccctcccccagccccacaggcAATACCCCCCACGCAGCCCCCCCAACTGGCCCCTACCCGGCCCCTCGGCGGGGGGGCCCCTCCATatcacccagcccccccccgctccccgggcAGTACCCTCCAGACAGCTCCCCGCTGCCGGGCCCCGGGGACACTCACCCCTCCGGCCAGCAGGCCCGGCCCCCTCACCCCGCTCACAGCTCCCCGCCCACTCCGGCCGGAAGgacccgccccgccccttccgggtaAGGCGGGGCACGTGACTGCCGCGCGGCATGCTGGGGCTTGTAGTCCAGCGGAGCCATGTGCGCGGCAGCCCCGAGTCCCCCGCTGTCTGCGGGCGGCGGCGGGAGGATGGTGACCAGGCAGCTGAGCAGGGCGCGGGGGGAGGCGGCAGCAGCAATAGGTACGAGAAGgtcagagcccagggctgccccCCCACTCCGCGGCAGCCCCCGAGCGGGGCTCCCCCAACATGAACTGGGGCTCGGGGGGAGCTGGAAGTGGGGGTGCATGGAGGGGATGGAAGAGCTGGGGATGGAAGTGGGGGTgcatggaggggggagagagaaaggactgggggaggggctgggagatgaAAGTGGGGGTGcatggagagggaggggctgggagatgaaagtgggggtgcatggagggggaggggctgggagatgaaagtgggggtgcatggagggggaggggctgggagatggaagtggggtggatggaggggggaaagggaaaggattcggggaggggatggaagaactgggggaggggctgggagatggaagtggggtggatggagggggggagagggaaaggatttggggaggggatggaagaactgggggagggactgggagaTGAAAGTGGGGGtgcatggagggggaggggctgggagatgaaagtgggggtgcatggagggggaggggctgggagatgaAAGTGGGGGTGcatggagagggaggggctgggagatgaaagtgggggtgcatggagggggaggggctgggagatggaagtggggtggatggagggggaggggctgggagatggaagtggggtggatggaggggggaaagggaaaggatttggggaggggatggaagaactgggggtggggctgggagatgAAAGTGGGGGtgcatggagggggaggggctgggagatgaAAGTGGGGGTGcatggagagggaggggctgggagatgaAAGTGGGGGTGcatggagagggaggggctgggagatgaAAGTGGGGGTGCATGGAGGGGGAGGGACTGGGAGATGAAAGTGGGGGTGCATGGAGGGGGAGGGACTGGGAGATGAAAGTGGGGGtgcatggagggggaggggctgggagatggaagtggggtggatggaggggggaaagggaaaggatttggggaggggatggaagaactgggggtggggctgggagatgAAAGTGGGGGTGcatggagagggaggggctgggagatgaAAGTGGGGGTGcatggagagggaggggctgggagatgaaagtgggggtgcatggagggggaggggatgggagatGGAAgtggggtggatggaggggggagagggaaaggatttggggaggggatggaagaactgggggtggggctgggagatgAAAGTGGGGGTGcatggagagggaggggctgggagatgaaagtgggggtgcatggagggggaggggatgggagatGGAAgtggggtggatggaggggggagagggaaaggatttggggaggggatggaagaacTGGGGGAGGGACTAGGAGATGAAAGTGGGGGTGcatggagagggaggggctgggagatgaAAGTGGGGGTGcatggagagggaggggctgggagatgaAAGTGGGGGTGcatggagagggaggggctgggagatgaAAGTGGGGGTGCATGGAGAGGGAAGGGGCGTGGACCTGGGGACGGGATGGAAGAACTGGAGGTGGGACTGGGAGATGAAAGTGGggtgcactggggggggggctaGGATGTGGGTTTGGAAGAGGATCTGACGTGGGGGGTGACTGGCTATGAGGGGATGTGAACTTTAAGGGGTGGCtcccctgctggagctgctgcctGCACCCACCTACTCCCGGGCCCTGCGCAGTCGCTGTTGTGAGAGCGTTGGCCCCGCTAATCCAACTCTGAGTTCCTGCTCACAGAGGCTACCGGTGGAACAGCCCCATCGGGTCACCAAGCCCATCCCCAGCCAGGAGGGCTGTCGGAGACCCCACAGAAGGGGCCATTAAACGGACTCTGCCCCTGGCATGACCCAGGAGGCAAGCCGGCTCCAGCGTAGCCCTGCACTGGCAGGCACCGGAGATAAGCGCTGCCGCGGCTCAGAAGGCAGCCCTTTGCGCGTGGtccagccctgtgcagaggccAGAGACGTGATAGCATGTCATGCTGTGTGCGCGCTGTTACATGTGAAAGGGGCCGTTTTCCAATAAGTTCTTATGTATAAGTCTACACTGGAGAACTTGCCTTACTTGTATGTTGTGGACATGGTTGTGTTCCAGATGGGAGGGCTTGCGGGACAAGCAGGGAGTGGTGGAACCTTAGCCCGACTTTAGGCTGCATGGCTCCGCTGTATTGGTGTAGGGAGAAACTTGGCCCCCCTTATTCCAAAGGCTGTGGTCTGAAAGTCACGTTTTTCCCCTCTTTCAGGAAATCGGGCTCACAGCACGGCAGCCATCCCAtcaaagagcagcaggaaggggaagaaagtCAGCGTTCTCTATGACTCTTTGGAAGGAGGCATTGCTGAGAAGGAGGAAACTGACTCCAAGAGACTGAAATGGGAGCCAGGGAACTGGAAGCGGCAGCTGGATAATATCCGGGAAATGAGACGGAATAAGGATGCTCCGGTGGATCAGATGGGGGCGGAGAAGTGTTTTGACACCAGCGCACCTCCAGAGGTAAAGCACGCAGCTCACCGCTCAACCTGAGAGCGTTAGCTGAGCAACAGACGATACTGTGCAACTTTCTCCAGCTGTAGCTCTCACACTCCTTCATACTGGAGGGCAGGTACCCTACCCTAGTTTTACAGAGGTTCCGTGATTTGCCCAGGGATGTGTGTGTCTAGATATTTCTGCCGTGGAAAATAAGTTTGAACGGTATGAGAACTCTAGGCCATGAGAAATGGTGTAAATTCCTCTGGTCACTCAGTGAGTGGTTTATCTTGCCAGATGAATGATGAGTTCTCCTTGGCAGTTCCTTGCTGGGCATGAAGGACAAAGAAGGGCTGTTCCATGGGGTGGTCAGTCATCCCATTACCTGAACTTGACCGTCCCTTTCATCAGCCCTGATCTTGATGCCTCTGCTTTGATCTTGAGTGTTACAAGATCTTATGTATCTTATTTGTTTGTATGCAGGGCTGAGAGGAGCAAAATGAACGGCATGGATCCCCAGCTGAACTCTGTGTCGCTGAACTCTGGTCGCTGGGAAGCGTCTCTTTAGTGAAACTAAAGAGACGCTTCCCTGGTGGAAACCAGTATGATGAAGGGTTGCTGTGCTCCGACTTTTGCGACGGAGACTTAATCCTTTGGTCTGGAGGCCCAATGAGAGCTAATGGCAGGTCACTGTAAGATAAGGGGTGGACGCTGTTTTACTGTGGGGCCAGCGACACAGAGTTCAGCTGGGGATCCATGCCGTTCATTTTGCTCCTCTCAGCCCTGCATACAAACAAACCTCGTATCCCCTACTGCTGCGTGGTAGGAGAGCACGTAGACGCACAGTGAGATAATTGTATCCTACAACCACGTACTTAGAAGCCACATCCAACAAAGGCCAATGCAGTCAGCCCCATCACACAGAGCTAAGTATTTAGCAAGTCAGAAGATGAGAACTGGGGGAGGGAGACTTGCCCTCACCTCTTGCTCATTCTGCCTCCACGAGCATCTGCCCTTGTTCATTCTCTAATAATATGTTAAGTGTTAGGAACCCTATGGGGGGAAAAGACACACCAGAGGAAAGTGTGGAAAGTGCAAAGTGTGGTGAAGGAGCTCCCTTCAGTGCCAGGCTCTGGAGACATGCTATGGAACAACAGTGTGAATTTCCCCCGCTGTTCTCCACTCAGGCAGCAGCTCCAACATAGGGAGAGAAGTGGAGTGGccagcagagctgtgcaaaacagTCCTCCAGATCTGGAGGTACATTTTTCACTCAAAACTTGAACCAGGTTTCTTAATTttgtagagtttaaggccagaagggaccattagatcatctcacCTGACCTCCTACATAGCTCTGCtaattaattccccccccccttaccccATACTGACCCCTTAATTTGGGTTAGACTGAAGCATGtcagccctcaggagactgaaCCGTTGTGTGCcaaaggcagagaataggagacaGGGGTGCCACCACCACCAACATGCTAGATGCTTTAGATAGCTAAAAACCGGTCCCTGGTGCAAGTAACTTCTAGTCTGCAGTCCACAAACACTgggagggggacagtcaggggtaaaaaaagaactggataatttcatggaggataggtcaatcaatggatATTGGCCAAGGTGGGAAGGGACTTAAACCTACACTTGGGGCaactctaaacctctgactgccagaagctgggagtggaagacaaGTGGATCGCTGTATAACTgctctgttctgtacactccacctgaagctctggtacaggccactcttagagacaggatactgggcaaaaCGGATCATGATCCGACTCAacatggcagttcttatgttcttaatgaaGAGTGACGTATGCCACATATGTGGTTTTTATTAGTGAcgtgattctttttttaattccatCTTAAATGGAGACACTTGCTGATGGGAAGCTTAAGGTTTGTGAGCCAGGGAGCAAGGTGATGTCTGGTTTTGAGCAGAAGCAATGGAAAAATATTCTGGTGGTCCCTGCCAATTGGTGTAGGCTGGTGGCTCATAAAAGCAGCTCCAGAAATCCCTTTGGGAGCCATGGATAAGTCTCATCTAGCTGATTAGTCTCAACAGTCTCCAGAGAGGGGAACCAGCATTAAGAGGAGCTGGGAAACCCACCTCTTCCCAAAATAAATCAATGTGAGCATTACTAATGGGATTCTCTCAACATAATTTCTGGTTGTTACACTGGTTTCTAGCAGGGAACTGCAATGAGGCATCTCCGGTAAAGGCGACTTGCAAGGACGGGGAGGGAAGGAAGTTGCTTGTCcctttttgctcttctctgttgGATAAAGGCAGCCTGCAGGTCTCCACACACCGGTGCCCTAGTTTAATGTAAGTTCTAAAATGACTTCAGTTAGACCAGTGCAAAGGCTGGTTGGATGCTCTTATTTTGGGTTAGCTGAAGTTCATAAGAGACAGCTTTAAGAAACTGAAATGAGCCCTCCAACCaattaagagcatccacacaggagtttgcagctattttaatatgtttaaaaactgatttcaCTGGTGCCACTGTCTCAGGTAGAAAAGGCCTAAGCGGATTATAGGCTGTTGCCCTCTCCCCTCAGCCCAGGAAGGATTAAATGCCTCACCCAGATTCTGTCCAGGCCCTTCCTTCCGGGCACAGTTTATTATGGCAATACTAAACTTGCAGAGTAACACAAAACCAAGCTGTTCCCCTGCCCAAAACTGGCTGCAGGGGCCCAGAGGCCTTTCTCCTTGGGTCTCTTCCTCCTGCTGCAGGCCAAACAGCTTGCTGCAGTTTCTCCTCAGCTGAGCTCTTTCAGCCTTTAtaggaagttggggggggggggcctttcCAGCTGGGTCTGATTATCCCCTTTCCCAGGCCCAACCCCTTTTTCTTAAAGGGGCTCTGCCTcagaacagggctggctggccccATTTCCCCATCGCCCATAAAGGGACAAACCACCCAGTTACGCACAGCCACACAGGAGCCttgtactggtttaactaaaggaGCGTGAGTTTGTACCTAGAGCGCGCAAGGTCTTACAATAATAGACTTGCCGTGCCCTTTGTGTTTGAGTCTGGACATGTGGTTTGGGAGAGCTCTCGGCCTGTAACTGAAGAGGCAAAGGTGTTGGCCCTCTGCCAAAGGAACTTTAGGGTCCGTGTCTAGATATTTGAGTTAGATAGATAGTAATAGAGTTTTAAACAGTCTGTGTGCAAATCCCTTCTCGGTTATGCTTTTTTCTTAGATGGCTTATCTGATGATGTAATCCTGCCAGTTCTCTCGTCAGCCACAGAGTTTTGCAGGATCTAAAGAGCAGACAAGACTTAAATCTTTAACACAAAGAACAAAGCAGAATTGGGGGGGGAGCAGAAGGAAACTTTCCAGGCTGCTTTTATGCactataaagaagcaaaaaaggacaCACATCTAGTATTTCTCCCCCTTCGTTCACCATTaagaaaacatttgtttaaaaacgCGGGCGTGCTGAGAATGGTGCTGTGCTTCCCCAAGTCCCTGGCACAGACTCAGAGGCCCAGAATGACGCAGTCCTCCAAAGGGAGCATCTGCACACATCTGCAACAgtacaaaaaacaaaccctggtGCAATATTGTGatgggaggctgcagggagactCTATCAAATGGCATTGTTTGTGTGAAAACATTTAGATAAAGGGCAGGCTGACTCTGGTGATCTCTGCATAACAGCTCGGCAACATATACTTGAGCAGCCCACAGGGCTCCAAAGGGACAATATTGAAGATGCAACTGGGTAGATTTATTTGACATATTGCTCTTCTTGTAATCTCTGGCCCCAGGAGTGGGGTCATGTTCTAGTCTGAAGTCCCTAGTGAAAATGGTTAGCTTCTGCTTTAGTCTGAGACAGCATGTGACACCGTAAAGATACATCAACCAGCACAAAGTGATACTCTGGGGTTAAAGAGAACCGCAAGTCCTCACTGGGAAATAACTCTTTTCCCTAAGGGAATAGACTTATTCCTTCCAAGATAAACCTAGGCATTGTAATAACCCCTAGCACAATAACCCTGGGCTTTTCCGGCTGCTGGCCAGAACTTTCAAGGGCTGTTTTTAGGGGGTTGAGGAGTCTGAAGCTGGAATTGTAGCCCAAATGTTCTGCAATCATCTTAGTCAGCTACGCTAGCCCCCAGCACCAGGTGCCTAGCTGGGAAGACGGGGTCTGCAGTGGAGAGTCACAGAGGGGAGGAAATTCTAGCTCAGCGGTAAAGTAGGAATTAAAGACACCACATCACATTCTGCTCCGTTACACCAGAGCAACTTCACTCACTTCAGTGAAGTGCCTCCAGACTGAcgctggtgtgagatcagaattcagCCAACGAGGGTATTTCTGGTGACCATGCCACATGCTGGATAGTGTTATGAGGCCTGAGTCTGGAGAAACAAATTCATCTCAATGAAATGCTCTGTCCAGAGTAGTCCAGCAATTCAGTGTCTCATTAcatatttgattttaatttctaagggcttgtctacatggtgagttATTGTGTGGTAAGTCAGCATGTGACCCTGCAGTGCACTAGTTTGCTGGACTAGAATGTCCCATGTGAGTGACTTTCACTGCAGTGCCCATGTGGGATGTTACTGCGTGGCAAGCTGGCGCACTGTAGATCCACACCCTGGCTGGCCCTGCACTAACccggagacaagcccttagtctgggACTTTCAAAGAGGGCTGTGGGAATCAgacatccaaatcccattgaaatccaatAGGAGTCAGGTGGGTGTGACTTAGAAGCACAAATCCAATGGAAAGTCAAGGgcatgtgctcctaaatcacctaGGCATTTCTGAACGTCCCAGCTCTATCTTTCAACTGTTAAGCTTGCGGAGATGCCAATTCCATGGACATGAACTCCAGCGAGTTATTATAACAACTCACTGTTGCTCTTCTGTAAGGAGTGATTACCTCAGAGGAAAACGTTAGGGGTTTTGGGGAGACGGAAGTCGATGCAATTTCTGACTCTTCTCGGCTGCAATCTCTTTTATTTAAGTAATAAGGTAAGAGCTGAGGCGAGGCCCACGTGGTACAGATTGATAAGCACGTCACTTGTGTGTGTTGCTGCACCCCACTGGCTTGCAGACCCCAGATCCAGAACTTTCAGGATCCCAGCCCTGACTAGTCCAGTGGTCTCTGACACTCCATCTCCCATCTCACCCTCTAGGTGATGCGCTATCAGGTTCTGCTGTCGCTGATGCTGTCCAGCCAGACCAAAGATCAGGTGACCTCGGCAGCCATGTCGCGCCTGCGGGAGCATGGTCTCACGGTGGACAACATTCTGCAGACAGATGACGTGACTCTGGGGCAGCTCATTTACCCGGTGGGATTCTGGAAGGTGAGTGCCGGACCATAGTGGTCGTGGATGGCCGCGTGTCTAAGCAGAAGTCGAATAATGCCCTTGGTCCCCAAACTGTTGGAGCTGCCTCAGGAATATCCGAGGCACAAAGAGATGAGTCGGATCGGGGTGGTTGGATCAGCCTTTGCAAGCTTCACCCCCTTCTTCCATAAAAATTATCCAAATGACCTGTGATGGCAACTGGGAACCACCTCTGCTTCAAGTGACTTGTCCTCAGTCTGTCGTTGCCTATTTATTTATCTTGACTTCTCCCAAAGCAGTGCCCCTTGTTGTTCCATTCATGCTCCCTACCTCTCTTACTCTCCTTTGCTACTCTCACCTCTTCCACTCACCTGCTAGCGAGAATTCTATCCTTTCTCCCTTTAtgtgtatttccttttttttcacCCCCACCATAGACCCTCATTTCTTCCTCCTTGCTGCAGGCAATCATGTATCATGTCCTGCTTATGAGAGACTCCATCCTGATCCGCTGTAATTTGGAAGCCGTATTTTATCCCAGTTTTAGCAATCTGTATCCAGGACAAGAGTGCACTTGTTGGCATCATCCCAGGCATGGTTCGAGGTGATCACATTACAGCTTCTTGCTATATTGGATAAATCTAGGACATGGTTTGTATTTTCCTCCACAAACTCATGTCAGTTCCCTCAAATGAAGGAAATAGTTCTGTTGTCTAGTCCATGTTCCTCCTCTGCATTTCTTGGACGGGAACTTAGTTTGCTTTGGTTTCCCAGAACAAGGTGAAGTACATAAAACAGACGACCGCAATCCTGAAGCAGCAATACGGGAG
Coding sequences within:
- the NTHL1 gene encoding endonuclease III-like protein 1, encoding MCAAAPSPPLSAGGGGRMVTRQLSRARGEAAAAIGNRAHSTAAIPSKSSRKGKKVSVLYDSLEGGIAEKEETDSKRLKWEPGNWKRQLDNIREMRRNKDAPVDQMGAEKCFDTSAPPEVMRYQVLLSLMLSSQTKDQVTSAAMSRLREHGLTVDNILQTDDVTLGQLIYPVGFWKNKVKYIKQTTAILKQQYGSDVPSTVAELMNLPGVGPKMAHLLMDIAWNNVTGIGVDTHVHRISNRLKWVKKETKTPEETRAVLEDWLPRDLWSEINWLLVGFGQQICLPVNPRCKECLNRDICPAAKRC